A genomic window from Brassica oleracea var. oleracea cultivar TO1000 chromosome C8, BOL, whole genome shotgun sequence includes:
- the LOC106307297 gene encoding uncharacterized protein LOC106307297, giving the protein MSGDSLLASKQGSSLSRFFQTKAINHSQGLDSPKNTKFHHLYKFELEHDVKRLKDQLQKETALRSLLLKASDQSHKIELSHTSSLPRSIQELLSSIVTMEATVSLLEEEIMSLHFLLIQERNERKLDEYNLTHSLSPPNATDLVRLSKKKETLRRKDHRSKVPRSLQSCDNANELSKEMIRCMRNIFVSLGETSAGSKSSQEIVPFSPTRKNASSTWWSPSEHSRISKWVQSPRIDIKKNSDVLATESNVFDPYRVQGKLSWADIGSYRSATEVASMSVEEKRLGYASDELWRFRHLVERLARVNPTELSHNEKLAFWINIYNALIMHAYLAYGVPKTDLKLFSLMQKAAYTVGGHSYNAATIEYMTLKMNPPLHRPQIALLLSILKLKVSEEQKQAGISTHEPLVSFALSCGMHSSPAVRIYSAENVGEELEDAQKDYIQASVGVSPRGKLIVSKMLHCFAKNFVDDSKVALWISRHLPPRHAAFVEQCIHRRQRWGFLDSSSNKCGVIPFDSRFRYLFLP; this is encoded by the exons ATGTCTGGAGACTCTCTGCTCGCTTCTAAACA AGGAAGTTCTTTGTCCAGATTCTTTCAGACCAAAGCCATTAATCACTCGCAG GGTCTTGATTCTCCCAAGAACACCAAGTTTCACCACCTCTACAAGTTCGAACTCGAGCATGAT GTGAAGAGATTAAAAGATCAACTGCAAAAAGAGACTGCACTGCGCTCTCTTTTGCTAAAAGCTTCTGATCAAAGCCACAAGATTGAGCTGTCTCACACTTCTTCCCTTCCACGTAGT ATTCAAGAACTTCTCTCCAGTATAGTAACTATGGAAGCTACGGTCTCTCTGCTCGAAGAAGAGATCATGTCTCTGCACTTCTTACTGATTCAAGAACGGAACGAGAGAAAACTCGATGAGTACAACCTCACACATTCTCTATCTCCACCT AATGCTACAGATTTGGTTAGACTTTCCAAAAAGAAAGAAACATTACGCCGCAAAGATCACAGAAGCAAAGTGCCTAGGTCTCTGCAAAGTTGTGATAACGCTAATGAGCTATCCAAGGAGATGATAAGATGCATGAGAAACATATTCGTATCTCTCGGAGAGACATCTGCTGGTTCCAAATCCTCACAGGAGATTGTTCCTTTCTCACCTACTCGCAAGAATGCATCATCAACGTGGTGGTCGCCTTCAGAACACTCGCGGATCTCCAAGTGGGTACAGAGCCCACGGATCGATATCAAGAAGAACTCAGACGTTTTAGCAACGGAGAGCAACGTGTTTGATCCGTATAGAGTCCAGGGAAAGCTGAGCTGGGCTGATATAGGAAGCTACAGATCCGCAACCGAAGTGGCTTCCATGTCTGTTGAGGAGAAACGGCTCGGATATGCTTCAGATGAGTTATGGAGATTCAG ACACCTTGTTGAAAGACTTGCCAGAGTCAATCCAACAGAGCTAAGCCACAACGAGAAGCTCGCCTTCTGGATCAACATATACAATGCCTTGATCATGCAT GCATACTTGGCTTATGGAGTACCAAAGACCGACTTAAAGCTCTTCTCCTTGATGCAAAAG GCTGCTTATACAGTTGGTGGGCATTCATACAACGCAGCAACGATCGAATACATGACTCTAAAGATGAACCCTCCTCTGCATCGACCTCAGATT GCTCTGCTTCTCTCCATTCTCAAGCTGAAAGTATCAGAAGAACAGAAACAGGCGGGGATAAGTACTCATGAGCCTCTAGTGTCTTTCGCTCTCAGCTGCGGAATGCACTCATCCCCAGCG GTGAGGATATACTCAGCGGAGAACGTAGGAGAGGAGCTCGAAGACGCTCAGAAAGATTATATCCAGGCGTCAGTGGGAGTAAGCCCCAGGGGGAAGTTGATTGTATCCAAGATGCTTCACTGTTTTGCTAAGAACTTTGTCGATGACTCCAAGGTTGCTCTGTGGATTTCACGACACTTGCCTCCTCGCCACGCTGCGTTCGTTGAGCAGTGTATTCACCGGAGACAACGGTGGGGGTTTCTGGATTCATCTAGTAACAAATGCGGTGTGATTCCTTTTGATTCACGGTTTCGGTATCTGTTTCTTCCGTAA
- the LOC106310187 gene encoding uncharacterized protein LOC106310187 codes for MGQGKDAKTRQDPQVEIQERGEIFFFYRPKVNKEEAHSVDDVQRLYIVMRPESGENPVEEKQDPLSGKEGSGGDEDDNNSSKKGGEGGHGVEKVNIEKQILLRFIVMGKKTLPDPSKKSQPFWGFVEMVTKNVEDVKEALKGEEYQTKTRGHRHKPPARAVGEGIYRILRHKPTPTRKHHTHLVYKLEFPSRTEKHEPQESMNIEPEGSFLIQVRNPEQGRGGRGSEFRGLKRKRKAQFPAHLQAHLGHTRFGAADPPDFLNYEGCEFLLISASDDIEEELGVELESEGEGDESSCDLVKTFGDDVDATPLLRGTWD; via the exons ATGGGACAAGGTAAAGATGCTAAGACGAGACAAGATCCTCAGGTTGAGATTCAGGAAAGAGGAGAAATATTCTTCTTTTATAGGCCAAAGGTTAACAAAGAAGAAGCTCACAGTGTAGACGACGTTCAAAGACTATACATAGTGATGCGTCCAGAGTCCGGTGAGAATCCCGTCGAGGAGAAACAAGACCCTCTCTCTGGTAAAGAAGGTTCCGGTGGTGACGAAGACGATAATAACAGCTCAAAGAAAGGAGGTGAAGGAGGACACGGCGTTGAG AAAGTGAACATCGAGAAACAGATCCTGTTACGATTCATAGTGATGGGTAAGAAAACTCTTCCCGATCCGAGCAAAAAGTCTCAACCTTTCTGGGGGTTCGTGGAAATGGTGACGAAGAACGTTGAAGATGTAAAAGAAGCCCTTAAAGGAG AGGAATACCAGACGAAGACTCGGGGTCATAGACACAAGCCGCCGGCAAGAGCTGTGGGAGAAGGAATATACAGAATTCTCCGACATAAACCGACTCCGACAAGAAAACACCATACACATCTCGTCTACAAACTCGAGTTTCCATCGCGGACAGAAAAACACGAGCCGCAAGAGTCGATGAATATTGAACCGGAAGGCTCTTTCTTGATCCAAGTACGAAACCCGGAGCAAGGTAGAGGAGGGAGAGGTTCAGAGTTTAGAGGGCTTAAGAGGAAGAGAAAGGCCCAGTTTCCAGCCCATCTTCAGGCCCATTTAGGTCACACCCGGTTTGGGGCAGCCGACCCGCCTGATTTCTTGAATTATGAAGGGTGTGAGTTTTTACTGATCTCGGCTTCTGATGATATAGAGGAAGAGTTGGGGGTGGAGTTGGAGTCTGAAGGTGAAGGCGATGAGTCCTCGTGCGATCTTGTGAAGACTTTTGGGGACGATGTGGATGCTACTCCTCTACTTCGCGGTACATGGGACTAG
- the LOC106310186 gene encoding U-box domain-containing protein 35 — protein MWLPKTDATTKGTRSGSVAIAIDNDKTSQNALKWTMENLTSRGQTLALIHVVPKSQSSSDIEEGITHKQQIEKETKHLFVSFHCFCSRKEINCLDVVLEDVDKVKAIVEYVTVSAIENLVLGAPSRNSFMRRFKTDLPTSVSKAAPDFCNVYVIAKSKISSLRSSSRPAPYHPSVLSEFDNHETTENKHKTREATTPAYSRGRRSVDSDGPRSGVVKPPQGHMKLMGDFSDSESEYSFINASQQGSDISYISSGRPSVDRSSFTYDLPDSARTSRMSTSSEQSIGSNRLGIKFTDLGFLNNASTASEESGRTSCSYSSQSLGDVEAQMKRLRLELKQTMDMYSSACREALTARNEATELQRLRSEEERRMEELKMTEETAMSMVEKERAKARTATEAAEAAHRLAEAEAKRRLNAEMKVLKENDSFPRHSIVRYRKYSVQEIEEGTGNFAESRKVGEGGYGPVFRGHLDHTSVAVKVLRPDAAQGRSQFHKEVEVLSCIRHPNMVLLLGACPEYGILVYEYMAKGSLDDRLFRRGNTPAISWQLRFRIAAEIATGLLFLHQTKPEPIVHRDLKPGNVLLDHNYVSKISDVGLARLVPAVAENVTQCRATSAAGTFCYIDPEYQQTGMLGVKSDVYSLGIMLLQLLTAKQPMGLAYYVEQAVEEGKLKDMLDPAVPDWPLEEATSLAKLSLQCAELRRKDRPDLGKEVMPVLNRLREMGEESLESVYYAGHGPMSHSSQVSYTSEGRSAPYISNAGSSISNEGSTMSHP, from the exons ATGTGGCTACCGAAAACAGATGCGACAACCAAAGGTACAAGAAGTGGTTCAGTTGCTATTGCAATAGACAACGACAAAACCAGCCAAAATGCTCTCAAATGGACAATGGAGAATCTTACTTCTCGTGGTCAAACTCTTGCTCTTATTCATGTCGTTCCCAAATCTCAATCTTCTTCAG ACATTGAAGAAGGCATAACACATAAGCAGCAGATAGAGAAGGAAACAAAACATCTCTTTGTATCTTTCCACTGTTTTTGCAGCCGTAAGGAG ATTAATTGTCTGGACGTTGTGCTTGAAGATGTAGACAAAGTCAAAGCAATTGTCGAATACGTTACTGTTTCTGCTATTGAGAACTTAGTACTTGGTGCTCCATCAAGAAACAGCTTTATGAG AAGATTCAAAACGGATTTACCAACGAGTGTATCAAAGGCAGCTCCAGATTTCTGCAATGTCTACGTCATTGCCAAAAGCAAAATCTCTTCCCTACGAAGCTCCTCTCGTCCTGCTCCTTACCATCCATCAGTTCTCAGCGAATTTGACAATCACGAAACCACTGAGAACAAACACAAAACACGTGAAG CTACCACACCAGCATATTCTAGGGGGCGAAGATCAGTTGATTCAGATGGTCCAAG ATCAGGGGTTGTGAAACCACCACAAGGACATATGAAACTGATGGGGGACTTCTCAGATTCAGAGTCAGAGTACTCATTCATAAATGCTTCACAACAAGGTTCTGACATCTCCTATATCAGCTCGGGGAGGCCGAGTGTAGATCGGTCTTCTTTCACCTACGATCTACCAGACTCGGCAAGAACCTCAAGAATGTCAACGAGCTCAGAGCAGAGCATTGGGTCAAATAGATTAGGAATCAAGTTTACGGATTTGGGTTTTCTCAATAACGCTTCTACTGCTTCTGAAGAGAGTGGAAGAACCTCTTGCTCCTACTCATCTCAAAGCTTG GGTGATGTTGAAGCTCAAATGAAGAGACTGCGTTTAGAGCTAAAGCAAACCATGGATATGTATAGCTCAGCTTGCAGAGAAGCTTTAACCGCAAGGAACGAG GCGACAGAGCTGCAAAGGCTGAGGTCAGAAGAGGAAAGGAGAATGGAAGAACTAAAGATGACAGAGGAGACAGCAATGTCAATGGTGGAGAAGGAGAGAGCAAAGGCCAGAACAGCCACGGAAGCTGCTGAAGCTGCGCACAGGCTTGCGGAAGCAGAAGCAAAGAGAAGACTAAACGCAGAGATGAAGGTACTGAAAGAAAACGATTCTTTCCCACGACATAGCATCGTCAGGTACAGGAAATACTCTGTTCAAGAAATCGAAGAAGGAACTGGAAACTTCGCAGAGTCTAGAAAAGTTGGAGAAGGAGGGTATGGTCCTGTGTTTAGAGGTCATCTTGATCACACAAGTGTTGCTGTTAAGGTTTTACGTCCTGATGCTGCTCAGGGAAGATCACAGTTTCACAAAGAG GTTGAAGTACTAAGTTGCATAAGGCATCCAAACATGGTCCTACTCTTAGGAGCTTGTCCAGAATACGGTATCCTCGTCTACGAATACATGGCCAAAGGAAGCTTAGACGACCGCCTCTTCAGACGCGGAAACACACCCGCCATATCATGGCAACTGCGTTTCAGAATCGCGGCCGAGATCGCCACAGGTCTCCTCTTCCTACACCAGACCAAACCAGAACCAATCGTCCACAGAGACTTGAAACCAGGAAACGTCCTCCTCGACCACAACTACGTCAGCAAGATCAGCGACGTGGGGCTCGCGAGACTCGTCCCCGCGGTAGCAGAGAACGTGACACAGTGCAGAGCCACGTCAGCTGCGGGAACGTTCTGTTACATCGACCCTGAGTATCAACAAACAGGAATGCTGGGCGTGAAGTCGGATGTTTATTCGCTAGGGATCATGCTTTTGCAGCTTCTGACCGCGAAACAGCCGATGGGTTTGGCTTATTACGTGGAGCAAGCGGTTGAAGAAGGGAAGCTTAAAGATATGCTTGATCCTGCGGTACCGGATTGGCCGTTAGAGGAAGCTACGTCTCTTGCTAAGTTATCACTACAATGTGCTGAGTTGAGAAGAAAAGATAGGCCTGATCTTGGTAAAGAAGTGATGCCTGTGCTTAATAGACTGAGAGAGATGGGTGAAGAGAGTCTTGAGAGTGTGTATTATGCTGGACATGGACCCATGTCACATTCTAGCCAAGTCTCTTATACATCG GAAGGTAGAAGTGCTCCTTATATATCGAATGCAGGTTCTTCTATATCGAATGAAGGATCTACAATGTCACATCCATAG